From Oncorhynchus mykiss isolate Arlee chromosome 6, USDA_OmykA_1.1, whole genome shotgun sequence, the proteins below share one genomic window:
- the LOC110525492 gene encoding 60S ribosomal protein L35: protein MGKIKARDLRGKKKEELLKQLDDLKVELSQLRVAKVTGGAASKLSKICVVRKSIARVLTVINQTQKENLRKFYKGKKYKPLDLRPRKTRAIRRRLNKHEESLRTKKMQRKERLYSIRKFAVKA, encoded by the exons ATG GGCAAGATCAAGGCTAGAGATCTGCGGGGCAAGAAGAAGGAGGAGCTGCTCAAGCAGCTAGATGACCTGAAGGTAGAGCTGTCCCAGCTCCGTGTAGCCAAGGTTACTGGTGGAGCTGCCTCCAAGCTCTCCAAGAT CTGTGTCGTCCGCAAGTCCATCGCCCGCGTTCTGACTGTCATCAACCAGACGCAGAAGGAGAACCTGAGGAAATTCTACAAG GGTAAAAAGTACAAGCCCCTGGATCTGAGACCCAGGAAGACCCGTGCCATCCGCAGGAGACTTAACAAGCATGAGGAGTCTCTCAGAACCAAGAAGATGCAGAGGAAGGAACGCCTGTATTCCATTCGCAAATTTGCTGTCAAGGCTTAA